The Serpentinimonas maccroryi genome has a segment encoding these proteins:
- the serC gene encoding 3-phosphoserine/phosphohydroxythreonine transaminase, with translation MSRPYNFSPGPATLPESVLQQAAAEMLDWHGSGMSVMEMSHRGSDYGLIIEQCEADLRELLAIPPHYRVLFLQGGAQAQNAVLPLNLAALQPQRQMDYVVTGSWSQKSAEEALKYGDAQVVASAASPNHPVVGGHSGYTHIPNPATWRLRPQASYVHLCSNETVHGVEFHQLPDLRALGSGAPLAIDFSSHVLSRPLDWSRVALAYGGAQKNIGPAGLTLVVLREDLLGHALPICPSVFDYRLQANNQSMLNTPPTYAIYIAGLTLQWIKAQREGDLTGLAAVEARNIAKARLLYDCIDGSQLYENRVDPACRSRMNVPFFLRDESRNAAFLAGAAERGLLQLKGHKMVGGMRASLYNAMPLAGVQALVEWLREFERQS, from the coding sequence TCGGTGCTGCAACAGGCCGCCGCCGAAATGCTCGACTGGCACGGCAGCGGCATGAGCGTGATGGAGATGAGCCACCGCGGCAGCGACTACGGCCTCATCATCGAGCAATGCGAGGCCGATTTGCGCGAGTTGTTGGCGATTCCGCCCCACTACCGCGTGCTGTTTTTGCAGGGCGGGGCGCAGGCGCAAAACGCGGTGCTGCCGCTCAACTTGGCCGCGCTCCAGCCGCAGCGGCAGATGGATTACGTGGTCACCGGCAGCTGGAGCCAGAAGTCGGCCGAAGAGGCGCTGAAATACGGCGACGCGCAGGTGGTGGCCAGCGCGGCCAGCCCCAACCACCCCGTGGTGGGCGGTCACAGCGGCTACACCCACATCCCAAACCCCGCCACTTGGCGGCTGCGCCCACAGGCCAGCTACGTGCACCTGTGCAGCAACGAGACCGTGCACGGGGTCGAGTTTCACCAGTTGCCCGACTTGCGCGCCCTAGGCAGCGGGGCGCCGCTGGCGATCGATTTTTCTTCGCACGTGCTGTCGCGCCCGCTGGACTGGAGCCGGGTGGCGCTGGCCTACGGCGGGGCGCAAAAAAACATCGGTCCGGCTGGCCTGACGCTGGTGGTGCTGCGCGAAGATCTGCTGGGCCACGCGCTGCCGATCTGCCCGAGCGTGTTCGACTACCGGCTGCAGGCCAACAACCAGTCGATGCTCAACACCCCGCCCACCTACGCCATCTACATCGCCGGCCTGACGCTGCAGTGGATCAAGGCGCAGCGCGAGGGCGATCTGACTGGGCTGGCCGCCGTAGAGGCGCGCAACATCGCCAAGGCGCGGCTGCTCTACGACTGCATCGATGGCTCGCAGCTGTACGAGAACCGGGTCGATCCGGCCTGCCGCTCGCGCATGAACGTGCCGTTTTTCTTGCGCGACGAGTCGCGCAACGCCGCGTTTCTGGCCGGAGCGGCCGAGCGCGGGCTGCTGCAACTAAAGGGCCACAAAATGGTGGGCGGCATGCGCGCCAGCCTCTACAACGCCATGCCGCTGGCAGGCGTGCAAGCGCTGGTGGAGTGGCTGCGCGAGTTTGAGCGCCAGTCATAA
- a CDS encoding bifunctional 3-phosphoshikimate 1-carboxyvinyltransferase/cytidylate kinase translates to MYQTAFLDLPPLMSAAGRVRLPGSKSISNRVLLLAALSAGCTTLHEVLESDDTQVMLAALRALGCRIDATGAQTLQVHGLGGQLVQRQAQLFLGNAGTAMRPLTAALALLAATQGAQFELAGVARMHERPIGDLLDALRQLGCPVQCLGQEGYPPLRVGDGAQHALRLDEAIRVRGDVSSQFLTALLLALPLVSAQQAIAIEVQGELISKPYIDITLAMLARFGVQVQREGWERFVIPAGSQYRSPGALHVEADASSASYFLALGAIAPPSPGSAGLRIEGVGLDSIQGDIRFVDAVRAMGAEVEGQPNALLVRRARWPLRAIDLDCNHIPDAAMTLAVLALYADGPSVLRNIASWRVKETDRLAAMACELRKLGAQVEEGSDYLRIEPLPADGSGWRSASIHTYDDHRVAMCFALAAFNPARIKVRIEDPKCVAKTFPDFFETLFAVCQTDAAHIPVLCIDGPTASGKGTLATELAQRLGYHRLDSGLLYRLLGLAAERAGIDTRAPALQQPGCAAALGQLARELPLRFEGQQVWLGDEEVSAALRSEAAGMAASRVAALPEVRAALLELQRNFRRLPGLVADGRDMGTVVFPDAALKVYLTASAEQRAQRRHLQLMAQGIPATMADLLADLQARDERDRSRSAAPLKPAEGARLLDNSEQSIEQSVQQVLDWWQVCNSGPNGPAGCL, encoded by the coding sequence ATGTACCAAACCGCCTTCCTCGACTTGCCCCCCCTGATGAGCGCCGCTGGCCGGGTGCGGCTGCCGGGCTCCAAGAGCATCTCCAACCGCGTGCTGCTGCTGGCCGCGCTCAGCGCCGGCTGCACCACGCTGCACGAGGTGCTCGAGTCCGACGACACCCAAGTCATGCTGGCGGCCTTGCGCGCCTTGGGCTGCCGCATCGACGCCACGGGCGCGCAGACGCTGCAAGTGCACGGACTCGGCGGCCAGCTGGTGCAGCGCCAAGCGCAATTGTTTTTGGGCAACGCCGGCACCGCCATGCGCCCGCTCACGGCGGCGCTGGCGCTGCTGGCGGCCACCCAAGGGGCGCAGTTCGAGCTTGCCGGCGTGGCGCGCATGCACGAGCGCCCCATCGGCGATTTGCTCGACGCGCTGCGCCAGCTCGGCTGCCCGGTGCAGTGCTTGGGCCAAGAAGGCTACCCGCCGCTGCGCGTGGGCGACGGCGCGCAACACGCGCTGCGGCTGGACGAGGCCATCCGGGTGCGCGGCGACGTCTCGAGCCAGTTCCTCACCGCCTTGCTGCTGGCGCTGCCGCTGGTGAGCGCGCAACAGGCGATCGCGATCGAGGTGCAGGGCGAGCTGATCTCCAAGCCCTACATCGACATCACGCTGGCCATGCTGGCGCGCTTTGGTGTGCAGGTGCAGCGCGAGGGCTGGGAGCGCTTCGTCATCCCGGCGGGCAGCCAGTACCGCTCGCCCGGCGCGCTGCACGTCGAGGCCGATGCCTCGTCGGCGAGCTACTTTTTGGCGCTCGGAGCCATCGCGCCGCCCAGCCCCGGCAGCGCGGGCCTGCGCATCGAGGGCGTGGGGCTGGATTCGATTCAGGGCGACATCCGCTTCGTCGATGCCGTGCGCGCCATGGGCGCCGAAGTCGAGGGCCAGCCCAACGCGCTGCTCGTGCGCCGCGCTCGCTGGCCGCTGCGCGCCATCGACCTCGATTGCAACCACATCCCCGACGCCGCCATGACGCTGGCCGTGCTGGCGCTGTACGCCGACGGCCCGAGCGTGCTGCGCAACATCGCCAGCTGGCGCGTCAAAGAGACCGACCGTTTGGCCGCCATGGCCTGCGAGCTGCGCAAACTCGGGGCCCAAGTCGAGGAGGGCAGCGATTATCTGCGCATCGAGCCCCTGCCCGCCGACGGCAGCGGCTGGCGCAGCGCCAGCATCCACACCTACGACGACCACCGGGTGGCGATGTGCTTTGCCCTGGCCGCCTTCAACCCGGCGCGCATCAAAGTGCGGATCGAGGACCCGAAGTGCGTCGCCAAGACCTTCCCCGATTTTTTCGAGACCCTGTTCGCGGTCTGCCAGACCGATGCGGCCCACATCCCGGTGCTGTGCATCGACGGGCCCACGGCCTCGGGCAAGGGCACGCTGGCTACCGAGCTGGCGCAGCGCTTGGGCTACCACCGGCTCGATTCCGGCCTGCTGTACCGGCTGCTGGGCCTAGCGGCCGAGCGCGCCGGCATCGACACCCGCGCGCCGGCCCTGCAGCAGCCGGGCTGCGCCGCCGCGCTGGGCCAGCTGGCGCGCGAGCTGCCGCTGCGCTTTGAGGGCCAGCAAGTGTGGCTGGGGGACGAGGAGGTGAGCGCGGCCTTGCGCAGCGAAGCCGCTGGCATGGCGGCCTCGCGCGTGGCCGCGCTGCCCGAGGTGCGCGCCGCGCTGCTGGAGCTGCAGCGCAATTTCAGGCGCCTGCCCGGCCTCGTGGCCGACGGGCGCGACATGGGCACGGTGGTGTTCCCGGATGCCGCGCTCAAGGTCTATCTCACCGCCAGCGCCGAGCAGCGCGCCCAGCGGCGCCACCTGCAATTGATGGCGCAAGGCATCCCTGCTACAATGGCAGACCTTTTGGCTGACCTTCAGGCGCGCGATGAGCGCGATCGCTCGCGCAGCGCCGCGCCTTTGAAGCCAGCCGAGGGCGCCCGCTTACTGGACAACTCCGAGCAGAGCATCGAGCAATCGGTGCAACAGGTGCTCGACTGGTGGCAGGTGTGTAACTCAGGCCCCAACGGCCCCGCCGGCTGCCTCTGA
- the pheA gene encoding prephenate dehydratase, translating into MQTPALADLRLQIDTLDAQLLALLNQRARVAEQVGAIKRAEGSPFFRPDRVAQVIERLQARNPGPLLNQHVGAIWREIMSACLALEAPQRVAVLGPAGTFSEQAAVEYFGSAANLIFCSSFDEVFHATAAGTAQFGVVAIENSTEGVVTRSLDLFLRSPVHVVGEVSLLIRHNLLRQCNALEGIEAVLAHPQALAQCQQWLTRHLPQAERRAVESNAEGARLAAANPAWAALASERAAAQFGLHIVAHAVQDEAYNRTRFAVICLPQTMAMPPPSGRDCTSLVLSVPNRPGAVHDLLVPLKQHGVSMTRFESRPAKSGQWEYYFYIDLAGHPTQPNVAAALQQLQGLCAFYQLLGAYPVAD; encoded by the coding sequence GTGCAAACCCCAGCGCTGGCCGACCTGCGGCTGCAGATCGACACGCTCGACGCCCAGCTGTTGGCGCTCTTGAACCAGCGCGCGCGCGTGGCCGAGCAGGTGGGGGCGATCAAGCGCGCCGAGGGCTCGCCTTTTTTCCGCCCAGACCGGGTCGCGCAGGTGATCGAGCGCCTGCAGGCGCGCAACCCCGGCCCGCTGCTAAACCAGCACGTGGGCGCGATCTGGCGCGAGATCATGTCGGCCTGCCTGGCGTTGGAGGCACCGCAGCGGGTGGCGGTGCTGGGGCCGGCGGGCACCTTCAGCGAGCAGGCGGCGGTGGAGTATTTTGGCAGCGCCGCCAACCTGATTTTTTGCAGCAGCTTCGACGAAGTCTTTCACGCCACCGCCGCCGGCACGGCGCAGTTTGGCGTGGTGGCGATCGAAAACAGCACCGAAGGCGTGGTCACGCGCTCGCTCGACTTGTTTTTGCGCTCGCCGGTGCACGTGGTGGGCGAGGTCAGCCTGCTGATCCGCCACAACCTGCTGCGCCAGTGCAACGCGCTCGAGGGCATCGAGGCCGTGCTGGCGCACCCGCAGGCGCTGGCGCAGTGCCAACAATGGCTGACGCGGCACCTGCCGCAGGCCGAGCGGCGCGCGGTCGAGAGCAACGCCGAGGGCGCGCGGCTGGCGGCCGCCAACCCGGCTTGGGCGGCGCTGGCCAGCGAGCGCGCCGCGGCCCAGTTTGGCCTGCACATCGTGGCGCACGCGGTGCAAGACGAAGCCTACAACCGCACCCGTTTTGCCGTGATCTGCCTGCCGCAGACCATGGCCATGCCACCGCCTTCAGGGCGCGACTGCACCAGCCTGGTGCTGTCGGTGCCCAACCGCCCCGGTGCCGTGCACGATCTGCTGGTGCCGCTCAAGCAGCACGGTGTGTCGATGACGCGCTTCGAATCGCGCCCGGCCAAATCGGGCCAGTGGGAGTATTACTTCTACATCGACCTCGCCGGCCACCCTACGCAGCCGAACGTGGCTGCGGCCTTGCAGCAGTTGCAGGGCTTGTGTGCCTTTTACCAACTGCTCGGGGCCTACCCGGTGGCCGATTGA
- a CDS encoding integration host factor subunit beta, which translates to MTRSDLVQALAERFAQLGQRDAELAVKTILSAIAQALAQGQRVEVRGFGSFTLSERAARMGRNPRSGESVAIEAKRVPHFKPGKALREQVDAGGGTPSA; encoded by the coding sequence ATGACGCGCAGCGATTTGGTGCAAGCTTTGGCCGAGCGCTTTGCTCAGTTGGGTCAGCGCGACGCCGAATTGGCCGTCAAAACCATCCTGTCGGCCATCGCGCAAGCCTTGGCCCAGGGGCAGCGCGTGGAAGTGCGCGGTTTTGGCAGCTTCACGCTCAGCGAGCGCGCGGCGCGCATGGGGCGCAACCCGCGCAGCGGCGAGAGCGTGGCCATCGAGGCCAAGCGCGTGCCGCATTTCAAACCCGGCAAAGCCCTGCGCGAGCAGGTCGATGCCGGGGGCGGCACCCCTTCTGCATAA
- a CDS encoding prephenate dehydrogenase codes for MFEQLGLIGCGLMGGSFALALKRAGLVRRVVGYSKSPLTLSRARALGVIDVEAPSALLAVSGADLVLLALPVAATEDTFKAVRHLLGAQALLMDVGSTKADVVAAARRTLGAHLPQFVPAHPIAGKEVAGIEHADADLYRGCQVILTPLPETAPQQSARAQQLWQALGAQVRLMDAQDHDAAYAAVSHLPHLLAFAAVNALGQQRAGRQWLELAGPGFRDFSRIAASDPVIWRDILQANAAEVLAQSRQFRAALDALEAAMQHSDGSALQKLIAHASALRSQWQPASGATAPDSIFAPCTKPPSSTCPP; via the coding sequence ATGTTCGAACAACTCGGTCTGATCGGCTGCGGCCTCATGGGCGGCTCTTTTGCGCTGGCGCTCAAGCGCGCCGGCTTGGTGCGGCGCGTGGTGGGCTACAGCAAATCGCCCCTCACCCTGAGCCGGGCGCGGGCGCTGGGCGTGATCGACGTCGAAGCGCCGTCGGCGCTGCTGGCGGTCTCGGGGGCCGACCTGGTGCTGCTGGCGCTGCCGGTGGCGGCGACTGAAGACACCTTCAAGGCCGTTCGCCACCTGCTCGGGGCGCAGGCGCTGCTCATGGACGTGGGCTCGACCAAGGCCGACGTGGTGGCGGCGGCCCGGCGCACCTTGGGCGCGCACTTGCCGCAGTTCGTGCCTGCGCACCCGATCGCCGGCAAAGAGGTGGCCGGGATCGAGCACGCCGACGCCGACCTGTACCGCGGCTGCCAAGTGATCCTGACGCCGCTGCCCGAAACCGCGCCGCAGCAGAGCGCGCGCGCGCAGCAGCTCTGGCAGGCGCTGGGGGCGCAGGTGCGCCTGATGGACGCACAAGACCACGACGCCGCCTACGCCGCCGTGAGCCACTTGCCGCACCTGCTGGCTTTTGCGGCCGTCAATGCGCTCGGGCAGCAGCGCGCCGGCCGCCAGTGGCTGGAGCTGGCCGGCCCCGGGTTTAGGGATTTCAGCCGCATCGCCGCCAGCGACCCGGTGATCTGGCGCGACATTTTGCAAGCCAACGCGGCCGAGGTGCTGGCGCAGTCGCGCCAGTTTCGCGCCGCGCTCGACGCGCTCGAAGCGGCCATGCAGCACAGCGACGGCAGCGCCCTGCAAAAGCTGATCGCCCACGCCAGCGCGCTGCGCAGCCAGTGGCAGCCGGCGTCTGGCGCCACCGCACCCGACTCCATTTTTGCACCATGTACCAAACCGCCTTCCTCGACTTGCCCCCCCTGA
- the rpsA gene encoding 30S ribosomal protein S1 — MSESFSALFEESLKRAEMRQGEVITAEVVRIEHNHVVVNAGLKSEAYVPIAEFKNDQGELEVQAGDFVSVAVEAVENGYGDTILSRDKAKRLASWMALERALESGDFVTGTTSIKIKGGLKVMVNGISAFLPGSLVDSRPTKDLTPYENKTLEFKVIKLDRKRNNVVLSRRAVVEASMGEERAKLLDTLREGAIVHGVVKNITEYGAFVDLGGIDGLLHITDMAWRRVRHPSEVVQPGQEVTAKVLKFDAEKQRVSLGLKQMGDDPWMGVARRYPASTRMFGKITNIADYGAFVELEPGIEGLVHVSEMDWTNKNIAPNKLVALGDEVEVMVLEIDEDKRRISLGMKQCRANPWHEFAEATKRGDRVKGPIRSITDFGVFVGLAAGIDGLVHLSDLSWNEPGETAVRNFKKGQEVEAIVLGVDVERERISLGIKQLDGDPFTTFVSMNDKGATVVGKVKSVDAKGAEIDLGSDVVGYLRASEIARDRVEDARNVLKEGDEVTAVVVNVDRKTRNIQLSIKAKDMAEQQEAMANLSQQNAGNAGTTSLGALLRAKLDNNG, encoded by the coding sequence ATGTCTGAATCTTTTTCCGCCCTTTTTGAAGAATCGCTCAAGCGCGCCGAAATGCGCCAAGGTGAGGTCATCACCGCCGAAGTGGTGCGCATCGAGCACAACCACGTCGTGGTCAACGCCGGCCTCAAATCCGAAGCCTACGTGCCGATTGCCGAATTCAAAAACGATCAGGGCGAACTCGAAGTCCAAGCCGGCGACTTCGTCTCGGTGGCCGTGGAAGCGGTCGAAAACGGCTACGGCGACACCATCCTGAGCCGCGACAAGGCCAAGCGGCTGGCTTCGTGGATGGCGCTCGAGCGCGCGCTCGAGTCCGGCGACTTCGTCACCGGCACCACCAGCATCAAGATCAAGGGTGGCCTCAAGGTCATGGTCAACGGCATCAGCGCCTTCCTGCCCGGTTCGCTGGTGGACAGCCGCCCGACCAAAGACCTCACGCCCTACGAAAACAAAACGCTCGAGTTCAAGGTCATCAAGCTTGACCGCAAGCGCAACAACGTGGTGCTGTCGCGCCGCGCCGTGGTCGAAGCCTCGATGGGCGAAGAGCGCGCCAAGCTGCTCGACACCCTGCGCGAAGGCGCGATCGTGCACGGCGTGGTGAAAAACATCACCGAATACGGCGCCTTCGTCGATCTGGGTGGCATCGACGGCCTGCTGCACATCACCGACATGGCTTGGCGCCGCGTGCGCCACCCGTCCGAAGTGGTGCAGCCGGGCCAAGAAGTCACGGCCAAAGTGCTCAAGTTCGACGCCGAAAAACAGCGCGTCAGCCTAGGCCTCAAGCAAATGGGCGACGACCCCTGGATGGGCGTGGCACGCCGCTACCCGGCCAGCACGCGCATGTTCGGCAAAATCACCAACATCGCCGACTACGGTGCCTTCGTCGAACTCGAGCCCGGCATCGAAGGGCTGGTGCACGTCTCCGAAATGGACTGGACCAACAAGAACATCGCCCCCAACAAGCTGGTGGCCCTCGGTGACGAGGTCGAGGTCATGGTGCTCGAGATCGACGAAGACAAACGCCGCATCTCGCTGGGCATGAAGCAGTGCCGCGCCAACCCGTGGCACGAGTTTGCCGAAGCCACCAAGCGCGGCGACCGCGTCAAGGGCCCGATCCGCTCGATCACCGACTTTGGCGTGTTCGTCGGCCTCGCGGCCGGCATCGACGGTTTGGTGCACCTGTCGGACCTGTCGTGGAACGAGCCCGGTGAAACCGCGGTGCGCAACTTCAAGAAGGGCCAAGAGGTCGAGGCCATCGTGTTGGGCGTCGATGTCGAACGCGAGCGCATCAGCCTCGGCATCAAACAGCTCGACGGCGACCCATTCACCACCTTTGTGTCGATGAACGACAAGGGCGCGACCGTGGTCGGCAAGGTCAAGAGTGTCGATGCCAAAGGGGCCGAGATCGATCTGGGCTCCGACGTGGTCGGCTACCTGCGGGCCTCTGAAATCGCCCGCGACCGGGTCGAAGACGCGCGCAACGTGCTCAAAGAGGGCGACGAAGTCACGGCCGTGGTGGTCAACGTGGACCGCAAGACGCGCAACATCCAGCTCTCGATCAAAGCCAAAGACATGGCCGAGCAGCAAGAGGCCATGGCCAACCTGAGCCAGCAAAACGCGGGCAACGCAGGCACCACCAGCCTGGGGGCCTTGCTGCGCGCCAAACTCGACAACAACGGTTGA
- a CDS encoding lipopolysaccharide assembly protein LapA domain-containing protein — protein MNYLSWLLKAAIFFVVFAFALNNQGAVRLHWFFGAYWDAPLVLVVLAALVLGLALGVAVMTPLWLRARRAARAAAAPPANQPETKASGGELPPHGI, from the coding sequence GTGAATTACCTCTCGTGGCTGCTCAAGGCAGCCATTTTTTTTGTCGTCTTTGCGTTCGCGCTCAACAACCAAGGCGCCGTGCGCTTGCATTGGTTTTTTGGCGCCTATTGGGACGCCCCGCTGGTGCTGGTGGTCTTGGCCGCCTTGGTGCTGGGGCTGGCGCTGGGGGTGGCGGTCATGACGCCGCTGTGGCTGCGGGCGCGCCGCGCCGCGCGGGCTGCGGCGGCGCCACCGGCCAACCAGCCCGAAACCAAAGCCAGCGGCGGCGAACTGCCCCCTCATGGAATTTGA